A window from Gemmatimonadaceae bacterium encodes these proteins:
- a CDS encoding mechanosensitive ion channel domain-containing protein has translation MDLSHRKQSGAVVLLVVLLALAGYGVYYTRPRPSAGTPGARRVPPAVSGDVDQTSLITVEQLLRLPTAPEERSSAQSALRLADQEIDLAFAQAVRQAAARPRANTPEARQIDARLTKARNALAADKAEVTRLTAEAAKASAAQAQPLADRLELAKAMATLDQDEVDDAQQDLIRVGGDPQARMQAMMAQHEAASKSSDSLRVVVTPTSDSPGLVHRLAAWQALDDKKSSLAHAKEQADSLAAALRARHDRMRARAASRLRDSSARALSHDSTTALVAATRAQALTEQSLTTLDQRVDNQHQLSDTYTNWMTVVDGQQRVVVNRMLRGVVALIAIFLGVVLLAGWTDRVTGRLSIDRRRAQTLHMVARVTLQIIGILLILLVIFGPPNNLGTFLGLAGAGLTVALKDFIVGFVGWFVLMGRDGIRIGDLVEINGVTGEVVELGMFHTVLLETGDWSGSGYPTGRRVTFANGFAIEGHYFNFSTTGQWMWDEVQIVVPESRDPYAVAESLQTEVEAATSQSAQQAEAEWKGSRRAPHYTSLTATPGVHLKPVPGGVEITVRYVTRMAERAEVRGRLYRTAMQLLGTIGSAPR, from the coding sequence ATGGATCTTTCGCATCGGAAGCAGAGCGGCGCGGTCGTGCTGCTCGTCGTTCTCCTGGCGCTGGCCGGCTACGGCGTGTACTACACGCGGCCGCGCCCGAGTGCCGGGACGCCCGGCGCCCGGCGCGTTCCGCCGGCCGTGTCCGGCGACGTCGATCAGACTTCTCTAATAACCGTCGAACAGCTGTTGCGCCTGCCGACGGCGCCCGAAGAGCGATCCAGCGCCCAGAGCGCGCTGCGCCTGGCCGATCAGGAGATCGACCTCGCGTTCGCGCAGGCGGTACGCCAGGCCGCCGCGCGCCCCCGCGCCAACACACCCGAGGCGCGGCAGATCGACGCTCGGCTCACGAAAGCGCGGAATGCGCTCGCCGCCGACAAAGCGGAGGTCACTCGTCTCACGGCCGAGGCGGCGAAGGCATCGGCCGCGCAGGCGCAACCGTTGGCCGATCGCCTCGAGCTGGCGAAAGCCATGGCGACGCTCGATCAGGACGAGGTCGACGACGCGCAGCAGGATCTCATTCGCGTCGGCGGCGATCCGCAGGCGCGAATGCAGGCGATGATGGCGCAGCACGAAGCGGCATCGAAGAGCAGCGACAGCCTGCGCGTCGTCGTGACGCCAACGTCCGATTCGCCGGGGCTGGTGCATCGCCTTGCCGCATGGCAGGCGCTCGACGACAAGAAGTCCTCGCTCGCGCACGCGAAGGAGCAAGCCGACTCACTCGCCGCCGCGCTCAGGGCGCGGCACGATCGCATGAGAGCGCGCGCCGCCAGCCGATTGCGCGACTCATCCGCGCGCGCGCTGAGCCACGACTCGACGACCGCGCTCGTCGCCGCCACGCGCGCGCAGGCGTTGACCGAACAATCGCTGACGACGCTCGACCAGCGCGTCGACAATCAGCACCAACTGTCCGACACGTACACGAATTGGATGACGGTCGTCGATGGACAGCAGCGCGTCGTGGTCAATCGCATGCTGCGCGGCGTCGTCGCGCTGATCGCCATTTTCCTTGGTGTCGTGCTGCTTGCGGGATGGACCGACCGTGTTACGGGACGGCTCAGCATCGACCGCCGGCGTGCGCAGACCCTGCACATGGTCGCCCGCGTGACGCTGCAAATCATCGGCATTCTCCTCATCCTCCTCGTCATCTTCGGGCCGCCCAACAACCTGGGCACCTTCCTCGGCTTGGCCGGCGCGGGGCTCACGGTGGCGCTCAAGGATTTCATCGTCGGTTTCGTCGGCTGGTTCGTGCTCATGGGCCGCGACGGCATCCGGATTGGCGACCTGGTCGAGATCAACGGCGTCACCGGCGAGGTCGTGGAGCTCGGGATGTTTCACACCGTGCTGCTCGAGACTGGCGACTGGAGCGGATCCGGGTATCCGACGGGACGCCGCGTGACCTTCGCCAACGGATTCGCGATCGAAGGCCACTATTTCAATTTCTCGACGACGGGCCAGTGGATGTGGGACGAGGTCCAGATCGTCGTCCCGGAGAGTCGCGACCCGTATGCGGTTGCCGAGTCGCTGCAAACCGAGGTCGAGGCTGCAACGTCGCAAAGCGCGCAGCAGGCCGAGGCGGAGTGGAAGGGCTCGCGGCGAGCGCCGCATTATACTTCTCTAACAGCAACGCCGGGCGTGCATCTCAAGCCGGTGCCGGGCGGCGTCGAGATCACGGTGCGCTATGTGACGCGCATGGCCGAGCGCGCCGAGGTGCGCGGCCGCCTCTACAGGACCGCGATGCAACTCCTGGGAACGATCGGCTCGGCGCCGCGCTAA
- a CDS encoding YceH family protein produces the protein MQISAIPLRILGALLEKEATTPDVYPLSLNALTAACNQLSNRDPVMSLTEIDVRNAVNALRQEGLVRAIQPAGSKVMKFQHLLTDKLNLDDRERAVLGVLMLRGPQTLGEIRTRTSRLAEFPALSDVESTLTELSKRDLVAEMARRPGQKETRFVQLLGGPPAESAADASEDDLHAEHAEHAEHAGGDEARRPDRVAALEASVDELRRELDELRSRFEHFQRQFG, from the coding sequence ATGCAGATCTCCGCAATTCCCCTTCGCATCCTCGGCGCGCTCCTCGAGAAGGAAGCGACGACCCCCGATGTGTATCCGCTGTCGCTCAACGCGCTGACGGCCGCGTGCAATCAGTTGTCGAATCGCGACCCCGTCATGTCGCTGACCGAAATAGACGTGCGCAACGCGGTCAATGCGCTGCGGCAGGAGGGTCTGGTTCGGGCCATTCAACCCGCAGGCTCGAAGGTCATGAAGTTTCAGCATCTGCTCACCGACAAGCTGAATCTCGACGATCGCGAACGAGCGGTGCTCGGTGTGCTCATGCTCCGCGGCCCGCAAACGTTGGGCGAGATTCGCACGCGCACGTCGCGCCTCGCGGAATTCCCTGCGCTCTCCGACGTTGAATCGACGCTGACCGAGTTGTCGAAGCGAGACCTTGTCGCGGAGATGGCGCGCCGGCCGGGCCAGAAAGAGACGCGCTTCGTTCAGTTGCTCGGCGGACCGCCCGCGGAATCAGCAGCCGATGCAAGCGAAGACGACCTGCACGCCGAGCACGCCGAACATGCCGAACATGCCGGCGGCGATGAGGCCCGCCGCCCGGATCGCGTGGCCGCGCTCGAGGCGAGCGTGGATGAATTGCGCCGCGAGCTCGACGAGCTGCGTTCGCGCTTCGAGCATTTTCAGAGGCAGTTCGGCTGA
- a CDS encoding helix-turn-helix transcriptional regulator — MVRGSPTIHDGVSAHSSDTAKVSSLIHELVADDLARLGYDVIVIAVRRHDPVLTAEATHGKDSARLTARERQVARELARGHSNQQIAGALGLSVHTVRRHTERVLRKLGVRSRHAVAERLRAGQPI; from the coding sequence ATGGTGCGCGGTTCCCCGACGATTCACGACGGCGTGTCTGCGCACAGCAGTGACACGGCGAAAGTCAGCTCATTGATCCACGAGCTCGTCGCTGATGATCTGGCCCGGCTCGGCTACGACGTGATCGTCATCGCGGTCCGCCGGCACGATCCGGTGCTGACCGCGGAGGCAACGCACGGAAAGGACAGCGCGCGTCTGACGGCGCGCGAGCGCCAGGTCGCTCGCGAGTTGGCGCGTGGACACAGCAATCAGCAGATCGCCGGCGCGCTCGGGTTGAGCGTACACACGGTGCGGCGCCACACCGAACGGGTGCTTCGCAAGCTCGGTGTACGAAGCCGGCACGCGGTGGCCGAGCGGCTTCGCGCCGGTCAACCGATCTAG
- a CDS encoding protein kinase, with protein MTDTTQLFQRRCAHCGATIAPGIGFCSQCGMSAELRPDDDPLMQRTRAMFGADYRIEKEIGRGGMAVVYSAFDPGLERRVAIKVLPPEIADSPELAERFRREARLVASLQHPNVVTVYGVRTDGELHAIVMQYVDGRSLDAAIKEQPVLPLPVAGQVLAEVAAGLQHAHDRNVVHRDVKPANVLLGADGHAVVSDFGIARREGGTRITGTGVVMGTVAYMSPEQCVGAGVSPASDQYSFGVMAFELLAGKRPFGGTILETLQAHANDPPPDLSALRPDLPADVVAYVMRALAKEPSERHADLRGADAVFRQFIKDKKHTTSVLASLSRTIAAPRVPARKPATEVTVMAPVAVPVGAPVASAAPLSTSTPSTTSTTTTSSTATVSNRPRFVAIAAAAVVVVAAGIAWTLSRPRATRAGASPDVAQQAANVDASSSKSAAPISQAANAIAPQRGAVASGNTPNTAPAPHNNVADSAAPRATNDSMSASPASPASPASPPERPSAAPANSNPAPASVSAPAVTAPVATASLDDARAVTRQFVTMCNQRRWRDLEALGALAGDAALRTQLIQSVHTAADFSAGIDRVASLPVVTGERFMTEFVIDLEWRGGKSSATIQLVATRDNGAWKLASFGASAAP; from the coding sequence GTGACGGATACCACGCAGCTCTTTCAGCGCCGCTGCGCGCACTGTGGCGCGACGATCGCGCCGGGCATCGGCTTCTGCTCGCAATGCGGCATGAGCGCCGAGTTGCGGCCCGACGACGATCCGTTGATGCAGCGCACGCGCGCGATGTTCGGCGCCGACTATCGCATCGAGAAGGAGATCGGCCGCGGCGGAATGGCCGTCGTCTACTCGGCATTCGATCCAGGGCTCGAGCGGCGCGTGGCGATCAAGGTGCTGCCGCCCGAGATCGCGGACAGCCCCGAGCTCGCCGAGCGATTTCGCCGTGAAGCACGGCTGGTCGCGTCGCTGCAGCATCCGAACGTCGTAACGGTGTACGGCGTGCGCACCGATGGCGAGCTGCACGCGATCGTGATGCAGTACGTCGACGGGCGCAGTCTCGACGCGGCGATCAAGGAGCAGCCGGTGCTTCCGCTGCCGGTCGCGGGTCAGGTGCTCGCCGAAGTCGCCGCGGGGTTGCAGCACGCACACGATCGCAACGTCGTGCACCGCGATGTGAAGCCGGCCAACGTGCTGCTCGGCGCCGACGGACACGCGGTCGTTTCGGATTTTGGCATCGCTCGCCGCGAGGGCGGGACGCGCATCACCGGCACGGGTGTGGTGATGGGCACGGTCGCCTACATGAGTCCCGAGCAATGCGTCGGCGCCGGCGTGAGTCCGGCGTCGGATCAGTACTCCTTCGGCGTCATGGCGTTCGAGCTGCTCGCGGGCAAGCGACCGTTCGGCGGAACGATTCTCGAAACGCTCCAGGCGCACGCAAACGATCCGCCGCCGGACTTGAGCGCGCTTCGGCCGGACTTGCCCGCGGACGTCGTCGCGTATGTGATGCGGGCATTGGCCAAGGAGCCCTCGGAGCGCCATGCCGATCTCCGCGGCGCGGACGCCGTCTTTCGACAGTTCATAAAAGACAAAAAGCATACGACGAGCGTCCTCGCGAGCCTGTCGCGCACGATCGCGGCGCCTCGCGTTCCCGCGCGGAAGCCGGCGACCGAAGTGACGGTGATGGCCCCCGTTGCCGTCCCGGTCGGCGCACCCGTCGCGTCGGCCGCGCCGCTGTCCACGTCCACGCCGTCGACGACGTCGACGACGACGACCTCGTCGACAGCGACCGTGTCCAACCGCCCGCGCTTCGTCGCCATCGCGGCCGCGGCGGTCGTCGTTGTGGCGGCGGGGATCGCGTGGACATTGTCGCGCCCACGGGCGACTCGGGCCGGTGCGTCGCCCGACGTCGCGCAACAAGCCGCGAACGTCGATGCATCTTCGTCGAAATCGGCCGCGCCAATTTCACAAGCGGCAAACGCGATTGCGCCGCAGAGGGGCGCCGTCGCGAGCGGCAATACGCCAAACACCGCACCAGCCCCGCACAACAACGTGGCAGACAGCGCGGCACCGCGCGCGACGAACGACAGCATGTCCGCTTCGCCCGCTTCGCCCGCTTCGCCGGCATCGCCACCGGAGCGACCGTCAGCGGCGCCGGCGAATTCAAATCCGGCCCCGGCGAGCGTCAGTGCGCCCGCGGTCACCGCGCCCGTCGCGACTGCATCGCTGGACGATGCACGCGCCGTGACGCGGCAGTTCGTCACCATGTGCAATCAACGCCGGTGGCGCGACCTCGAGGCGCTCGGCGCACTCGCCGGTGATGCCGCGCTCCGTACGCAACTCATTCAGTCGGTGCACACCGCCGCCGATTTCTCGGCCGGCATCGATCGCGTCGCATCGCTGCCGGTCGTCACCGGCGAGCGATTCATGACAGAATTCGTAATCGATCTCGAATGGCGCGGCGGCAAGTCGTCGGCCACGATCCAGCTGGTGGCTACGCGCGACAACGGCGCATGGAAGCTTGCGTCGTTTGGCGCGTCGGCCGCGCCGTAG
- a CDS encoding protein kinase, producing MSHLPTSEYMGPMSLNASLPVCSACRHTMQATDRFCQECGALVRTCTSCSRPLTAGDATCPSCGSTVDAANITEGSSDDDSSRRGPWASVTERLRKATAGQFEIIRELGRGGMAAVFLAHEVRLKRMVAIKVMSPTLATDEELVRRFRFEAQTNARLEHPNIAKVYQDYEAEGLDFFVMGLVYGRSLDTIIRRNGALPIPVVRAVLSQAGRGLAFAHKNGVTHRDVKPANILVSATDGMVIVTDFGIAKVAESPTHTQTGAIIGTPAYMAPEQIIGREITAAVDQYSLGVVAYEMLTGVAPFLGNRFVVMQAHTADVPHPIRERVPDCPPELEAAVLRMLSKDPAQRFASMSDALDALGAVYVAENDPVREELMRLATPSESEKRRLEANTPVTPVSTKRDGDSTVLAPAGLVPPSPLAPESVGATGRRSRVVLLAATVPVAVGAIVISAKIYGARTQSSQQAGAPAAATSPQPAVDSSAVGTNPPAIQRGGSATDTAKRVIVNPTQQHTAAAPNRAAGTSTPAQPNASSQKGAPDVTRQQTSNAPANTPTNASDASAAAKAADSAKLNRPAAVPPSPAPTTTAAPKPTAEEVRAGGVTALRDAEAAIAAALRNRNVVTLSSLLVDDKTARDMLGTVKDGYNFSVVSVDPDQPQVTDQAGSIDFRVAMRWVTAAGPTRNRTATFHSEATRTGTTWQVKPARVSGW from the coding sequence ATGTCCCATCTCCCAACTTCAGAATACATGGGGCCAATGTCGCTAAACGCTTCCCTGCCTGTCTGTTCCGCGTGCCGCCACACGATGCAGGCGACGGACCGCTTTTGTCAGGAATGCGGCGCCCTCGTGCGTACCTGCACGAGCTGTTCGCGGCCGCTGACGGCGGGCGATGCGACGTGTCCGAGCTGCGGCTCGACGGTGGACGCGGCCAACATCACCGAAGGCTCGAGCGACGACGATTCCTCGCGCCGCGGTCCGTGGGCGAGCGTCACGGAACGCTTGCGCAAGGCCACCGCCGGTCAGTTCGAGATCATTCGCGAGCTTGGCCGCGGCGGCATGGCCGCGGTGTTTCTCGCGCACGAGGTGCGCCTCAAGCGCATGGTCGCGATCAAGGTGATGTCCCCCACGCTCGCGACCGACGAAGAGCTCGTGCGGCGATTCCGGTTCGAGGCGCAGACGAACGCGCGTCTTGAGCATCCTAATATTGCAAAAGTCTATCAGGACTACGAGGCCGAAGGGCTCGACTTCTTCGTGATGGGCCTCGTGTACGGCCGCTCGCTCGACACGATCATCCGCCGCAACGGCGCCCTTCCCATCCCGGTCGTGCGCGCGGTGCTGTCGCAAGCGGGCCGCGGACTGGCGTTCGCGCACAAGAACGGCGTCACCCACCGCGACGTGAAGCCGGCGAATATTCTCGTGTCGGCGACCGACGGAATGGTCATCGTCACGGATTTCGGAATCGCGAAAGTCGCCGAGTCGCCCACGCACACGCAGACGGGTGCGATCATCGGCACGCCCGCGTACATGGCGCCGGAACAAATCATCGGCCGCGAGATCACCGCCGCGGTCGATCAGTATTCGCTCGGCGTCGTTGCGTACGAAATGTTGACCGGCGTCGCGCCGTTTCTCGGCAACCGCTTCGTGGTGATGCAGGCGCACACCGCCGACGTCCCGCATCCCATTCGCGAGCGCGTGCCCGACTGCCCGCCCGAGCTCGAAGCCGCGGTCCTGCGCATGCTCTCGAAAGACCCCGCCCAGCGTTTCGCCAGCATGTCCGACGCGCTCGACGCCCTCGGCGCCGTGTATGTCGCGGAAAACGATCCCGTGCGCGAAGAGCTGATGCGACTCGCAACGCCGAGTGAATCGGAGAAACGGCGGCTGGAGGCGAATACGCCGGTCACGCCGGTGTCGACGAAGCGTGACGGCGACAGCACCGTTCTCGCGCCCGCGGGCTTGGTCCCGCCGTCACCGCTCGCGCCGGAATCCGTCGGCGCAACGGGCCGACGATCGCGCGTCGTGCTTCTGGCCGCGACGGTGCCCGTCGCCGTCGGGGCGATCGTCATCTCCGCAAAGATCTACGGCGCTCGCACGCAGTCGTCGCAACAGGCAGGCGCACCGGCGGCGGCGACCTCGCCTCAACCGGCGGTGGACTCGAGCGCCGTCGGAACCAATCCGCCGGCAATACAGCGCGGCGGCTCGGCGACCGACACCGCAAAGCGCGTAATCGTCAACCCGACGCAACAACACACCGCCGCGGCACCCAACCGCGCCGCGGGCACATCGACGCCCGCGCAGCCGAACGCGTCGTCGCAGAAGGGCGCTCCCGATGTAACGCGACAACAGACTTCGAACGCGCCGGCCAATACGCCGACGAATGCGTCCGATGCGTCGGCGGCCGCGAAGGCGGCCGATTCAGCAAAGTTGAATCGCCCCGCGGCCGTGCCGCCGTCGCCGGCGCCGACGACGACCGCCGCACCGAAGCCAACCGCCGAAGAGGTACGAGCGGGGGGAGTGACTGCACTGCGCGATGCCGAGGCCGCCATCGCCGCCGCGCTGCGCAACCGCAATGTCGTCACGCTCTCCTCGTTGCTCGTCGACGACAAGACGGCGCGCGACATGCTCGGCACCGTCAAGGACGGCTACAACTTCAGCGTCGTCTCCGTAGATCCCGATCAGCCGCAAGTGACCGATCAAGCCGGCTCGATCGATTTTCGCGTGGCAATGCGCTGGGTCACCGCCGCCGGACCGACGCGCAATCGCACCGCCACGTTCCATTCCGAAGCGACGCGTACCGGAACGACGTGGCAGGTGAAGCCTGCGCGCGTCAGCGGCTGGTAA
- a CDS encoding Ig-like domain-containing protein, translating to MMSLQHRVAVSSVLALLAAGVSCGGGGACPVSNPNCESQTQNPSVTGVTISGAPSTAIAVGQTAQVTASVTVTGGAAQTVAWTSDNPAVATVSAANPTTVTAIAPGTTNITARSTVDGTKFATAPITVAGVSTVALNVTAPQTIQIGQTTTLTANVATFGGVASTVTWKSSNTNVATVTPSGNTASVKGLASGTATVTATSSVDGQKSAALVFTVVAAQPVANWTPGKVAIVGGPMTGAVTGMWGSGTSSVFAVTDNGEIAHYDGTRWQSSLSGKNPFNGVFGNSASDVFAVGNGSLFHFDGTNWTSQTIPVSSKLFAVWSASSSTAFAVGQSGTIIRLTGGTWSTMTSPTAQDLHGVFGFGASDVYAVGSGGVILHFDGTTWTSMSSGTSQTLRGVWGTSTANVFAVGEGGTILHFNGSVWGAMSSGTTGVLTAVSGAGTSDVYATLANGSLLTFNGTSWGPSGIALTFAGTLNYRDSVLAVWDAGASVAFLGGSEGMTGIYRPPGNSLAGMTLLSLNPTLESVQQFGNVDVVVGTYGTIQQFDGTSWTAVNSPTSGTLLGLSPPFAVGAGGTILRFSGNAWTGMTSPVTADLNSVWANSSTDAFAVGGGGTILHFDGATWTKMTSNTTALLLGVWSRPDGKSVYAVGRSTIMHFDGTTWSAMSLPVSTDISAVWAFADASNPTISSNVYAVGFDGSILVNTPPSNVWTKMSAPVSTPLFSIWGNSAADIYAGGFNGTILHFDGSTWGAMTSNTTISISGIGGSFSTGIFAVGQAGTAVRGTPPASVVSQKNSVVLRKRSDRIGMTPPAPRSIAP from the coding sequence ATGATGAGTTTGCAGCACCGCGTTGCGGTCTCGAGTGTGTTGGCGCTGCTTGCCGCCGGTGTGTCGTGCGGTGGGGGCGGCGCGTGTCCGGTCAGCAATCCGAATTGCGAGTCGCAGACGCAGAACCCGAGCGTGACCGGCGTCACGATCTCCGGTGCGCCAAGTACGGCGATCGCGGTCGGGCAAACGGCGCAGGTAACCGCATCCGTGACCGTGACGGGCGGCGCGGCGCAAACGGTAGCGTGGACGTCGGACAACCCGGCCGTGGCGACGGTGAGCGCGGCCAATCCAACAACTGTAACAGCGATCGCGCCGGGCACGACGAACATCACCGCGCGCTCGACGGTGGACGGAACGAAGTTCGCCACCGCACCGATCACTGTCGCGGGCGTCAGCACCGTGGCGCTCAACGTGACCGCGCCGCAAACGATTCAGATCGGACAGACGACGACACTCACCGCGAACGTCGCGACGTTCGGCGGAGTGGCGAGCACCGTCACGTGGAAGTCGTCGAACACCAACGTCGCGACGGTGACGCCGAGCGGCAACACGGCGTCGGTGAAAGGGCTGGCCTCGGGAACCGCCACGGTGACGGCAACGTCTTCGGTGGATGGCCAGAAGTCGGCGGCACTCGTGTTCACAGTCGTCGCGGCGCAGCCCGTCGCGAACTGGACGCCCGGGAAAGTGGCGATCGTCGGCGGCCCGATGACCGGCGCCGTCACCGGCATGTGGGGCAGCGGCACGTCGAGCGTCTTCGCGGTAACGGACAACGGTGAGATCGCCCACTACGACGGCACGCGGTGGCAGTCGAGTCTCAGCGGAAAGAATCCGTTCAACGGCGTATTTGGAAACAGTGCATCCGACGTGTTCGCCGTGGGGAACGGGAGCCTCTTCCATTTCGACGGAACGAATTGGACGTCGCAAACGATTCCCGTCAGCTCGAAGCTCTTCGCCGTCTGGAGCGCAAGTAGCTCGACGGCATTCGCGGTCGGGCAGAGCGGCACGATCATCCGGCTCACCGGCGGCACGTGGAGCACGATGACGTCTCCGACCGCGCAGGATCTGCATGGCGTATTTGGTTTCGGCGCCTCGGACGTGTACGCCGTCGGAAGCGGCGGCGTGATTCTGCACTTCGACGGTACGACGTGGACGTCGATGAGCTCCGGTACCTCGCAAACGCTACGCGGCGTCTGGGGCACGAGCACCGCGAACGTCTTCGCCGTCGGCGAAGGCGGCACGATTCTACACTTCAACGGCAGCGTGTGGGGGGCCATGTCGAGCGGTACGACTGGCGTCCTCACGGCGGTCAGCGGCGCCGGCACGAGCGACGTCTATGCAACGCTCGCGAACGGATCGTTGCTCACGTTCAACGGCACGTCGTGGGGGCCGTCGGGCATCGCGCTGACCTTCGCGGGCACGCTCAACTATCGCGACTCGGTCCTCGCTGTCTGGGACGCAGGCGCGAGCGTCGCGTTCCTCGGAGGCTCCGAAGGCATGACGGGCATTTACCGTCCGCCCGGCAACTCGCTCGCCGGCATGACGCTGCTGTCGCTCAATCCCACGCTCGAGAGCGTGCAGCAATTCGGCAACGTCGACGTCGTCGTGGGCACGTACGGCACCATTCAACAATTCGACGGCACATCGTGGACGGCGGTGAACTCACCGACGTCCGGTACGCTGCTTGGATTGTCTCCGCCGTTCGCGGTCGGCGCCGGGGGCACGATCCTTCGCTTCAGCGGGAACGCGTGGACCGGCATGACGAGTCCCGTCACCGCCGACCTCAATTCGGTGTGGGCGAACAGCAGCACCGACGCGTTCGCGGTCGGCGGCGGCGGAACGATTCTCCACTTCGACGGCGCCACGTGGACCAAGATGACGTCGAACACCACGGCGCTCCTCCTCGGCGTGTGGTCCAGACCCGACGGCAAATCGGTGTACGCCGTCGGACGAAGCACCATCATGCACTTCGACGGCACGACGTGGTCGGCCATGTCGCTGCCCGTGTCCACGGATATCTCGGCCGTGTGGGCGTTCGCCGATGCGTCCAATCCGACGATATCATCGAACGTGTACGCGGTGGGCTTCGACGGATCGATCCTCGTCAACACGCCGCCGAGCAACGTGTGGACGAAGATGTCGGCGCCGGTGTCGACGCCGCTGTTCTCGATCTGGGGCAACAGCGCGGCCGACATTTACGCCGGTGGCTTCAACGGCACCATCCTCCACTTCGACGGCTCGACCTGGGGCGCGATGACCAGCAACACGACGATCTCGATCTCGGGCATCGGCGGGTCGTTCTCGACGGGGATCTTCGCCGTCGGCCAGGCGGGAACCGCGGTGCGCGGGACGCCGCCGGCGAGCGTGGTGAGTCAAAAAAACAGTGTCGTCCTGAGGAAGCGAAGCGACCGAATCGGGATGACTCCTCCAGCGCCTAGGTCAATTGCCCCATAG